The Aminithiophilus ramosus genome contains a region encoding:
- a CDS encoding ABC transporter ATP-binding protein, with translation MTDREKTGKHAVEKSCLCGTTETVEGTALLDIRDLHVSFPTSRGVVPAVVAVDLDVRRGEIVGLVGESGCGKSVTSLAVMGLVAPPGQVRGEIRLDGRELTALPEKEMARIRGCDAAMIFQEPMTSLNPVLTVGRQVSEALLIHSSMSAEEARRRGIELFALCGIPEARSRYDAFPHQLSGGLRQRAMIAMALACEPSLLIADEPTTALDVTIQAQILDLMKSLRDRLGSAILLITHDLGVVAETCDRVNVMYAGRIQERATVFDLFERPGHPYTQGLLRSVPGGGARGQRLYAIPGMVPHLLRLPTGCPFHPRCERALPLCRREEPPLAAVGEGHQVRCWLADPGREGGERR, from the coding sequence ATGACCGACAGAGAAAAGACGGGAAAGCATGCCGTGGAGAAGAGCTGTCTCTGCGGGACGACGGAGACGGTGGAAGGAACGGCGCTGCTCGACATCCGGGACCTGCACGTCTCCTTTCCCACGAGCCGCGGCGTCGTCCCCGCCGTCGTCGCCGTCGATCTCGACGTGAGGCGGGGGGAGATCGTCGGACTCGTGGGGGAATCGGGCTGCGGCAAGAGCGTCACCTCCCTGGCCGTCATGGGCCTCGTCGCCCCTCCGGGCCAGGTCCGGGGCGAAATCCGCCTCGACGGCCGGGAGCTGACGGCTCTTCCCGAAAAGGAGATGGCTCGGATCCGAGGCTGTGACGCGGCGATGATCTTCCAGGAACCCATGACGTCGCTCAACCCCGTCCTGACCGTGGGGCGCCAGGTGAGCGAGGCCCTTCTCATCCACTCCTCGATGAGCGCCGAGGAGGCCCGCCGGCGGGGCATCGAACTCTTCGCCCTCTGCGGCATCCCCGAGGCCCGGTCGCGGTACGACGCCTTCCCCCACCAGCTCTCGGGGGGGCTGAGACAGAGAGCCATGATCGCCATGGCCCTGGCCTGCGAGCCGAGCCTCCTCATCGCCGACGAGCCGACGACGGCCCTCGACGTGACGATTCAGGCCCAGATCCTCGACCTCATGAAGTCGCTCCGAGATCGGCTGGGGTCGGCCATCCTCCTCATCACCCACGACCTCGGCGTGGTGGCCGAGACCTGCGATCGCGTCAACGTCATGTACGCCGGGCGGATCCAGGAGCGGGCCACGGTCTTCGACCTCTTCGAGCGGCCCGGCCACCCCTACACTCAGGGACTCCTGCGCTCCGTGCCCGGCGGCGGGGCCAGGGGCCAGCGCCTCTACGCCATCCCCGGGATGGTGCCCCATCTGCTCCGGCTGCCGACGGGATGTCCCTTCCACCCCCGGTGCGAGAGGGCCCTCCCTCTCTGTCGACGGGAGGAGCCGCCTCTGGCGGCCGTCGGCGAAGGCCATCAGGTGCGCTGCTGGCTGGCCGATCCCGGGAGAGAAGGGGGAGAAAGGCGATGA
- a CDS encoding ABC transporter permease, with protein MSEDIRPDEIPLSAPSSVPVAAEEFEAVEPPTSLLKDVWQAYRNNRMALGGALGVALLVFMAVFAPLLTPYGPFDIDLDVMTLPPSAAHWLGTDQFGRDLLTRILYGSRISLVIGIVPTLLSMAIGTTLGLVGGWYGGKIDYAIMRLADIVLAFPSVLLAMVVMYTLGASLFNLFIALAVVGWAGTSRVVRSQVISLREKEFVEACRAMGVKTPVILFRHILPNCLPSLIVLFTLGIPGAILSEASLSFLGVGAQPPTPSWGLIIVSGKEFLFSAPWIAIAPGVFILLTVLAFNFLGDGLRDAFDPYMKP; from the coding sequence ATGTCCGAAGACATCAGACCCGACGAGATTCCGCTCTCCGCTCCCTCTTCCGTCCCTGTTGCCGCGGAGGAGTTCGAGGCCGTCGAGCCTCCGACGTCTCTCCTGAAAGACGTGTGGCAGGCCTACCGGAACAACCGCATGGCCCTCGGAGGCGCCCTGGGCGTCGCCCTCCTCGTCTTCATGGCCGTTTTCGCCCCCCTGCTGACGCCCTACGGCCCCTTCGACATCGACCTCGACGTCATGACCCTTCCGCCCTCGGCGGCCCACTGGCTCGGAACGGACCAGTTCGGAAGGGACCTCCTGACGCGGATCCTCTACGGGTCGCGCATCTCCCTTGTCATCGGCATCGTGCCGACCCTCCTCTCCATGGCCATCGGCACCACCCTGGGCCTCGTCGGCGGCTGGTACGGAGGCAAGATCGACTACGCCATCATGCGCCTCGCCGATATCGTCCTGGCCTTCCCCTCCGTCCTTCTGGCCATGGTCGTCATGTACACCCTGGGAGCCTCTCTCTTCAACCTCTTCATCGCCCTGGCCGTCGTGGGATGGGCGGGGACGTCGCGCGTCGTCCGAAGCCAGGTCATCTCCCTCCGCGAGAAGGAGTTCGTCGAGGCCTGCCGGGCCATGGGCGTGAAGACGCCCGTCATCCTCTTCCGCCACATCCTGCCCAACTGCCTCCCCTCCCTCATCGTCCTCTTCACCCTGGGCATTCCGGGGGCCATCCTCTCCGAGGCGAGCCTCTCCTTCCTCGGCGTGGGGGCCCAGCCGCCCACCCCCTCCTGGGGGCTCATCATCGTCAGCGGCAAGGAGTTCCTCTTTTCGGCGCCCTGGATCGCCATCGCCCCCGGCGTCTTCATCCTGCTGACGGTGCTGGCCTTCAACTTCCTCGGCGACGGGCTGCGGGACGCCTTCGACCCGTACATGAAGCCGTAG
- a CDS encoding ABC transporter ATP-binding protein yields the protein MKTMEPLVAVRRLSKHFPVDRGLLGRSNRVVRAVDGVSFDIFPRETFAVVGESGCGKTTLGRLTLRLIEATAGEVRFAGEDLTALSGEKLRRMRRRMQIVFQDPYASLDPRMRVADIVAEPLAAHGVGSASERGDRVKELLRLVGMRADAMSRYPHEFSGGQRQRIGIARALALNPEFIVCDEPLSALDVSIQSQVINLLGDLQRTFDLTYLFITHDLSVVRRIGDRVCVMYLGKVVEIGPTEEIFASPRHPYTFFLLSAVPRPDPRMRDRPRPLLEGDLPSPMNRPSGCVFRTRCPYARDDCAQAEPPLTEGEGRATACFHPL from the coding sequence ATGAAGACGATGGAACCTCTCGTCGCGGTGCGCCGCCTGTCCAAGCACTTTCCCGTCGACCGTGGGCTCCTGGGCCGGTCGAACCGCGTCGTCCGCGCCGTCGACGGCGTCTCCTTCGACATTTTCCCCCGGGAGACCTTCGCCGTCGTGGGCGAATCGGGCTGCGGCAAGACAACCCTGGGACGGCTGACGCTGCGCCTCATCGAGGCGACGGCCGGGGAGGTCCGCTTCGCCGGAGAGGATCTGACGGCCCTCTCGGGCGAGAAGCTCCGCCGGATGCGCCGCCGCATGCAGATCGTCTTCCAGGACCCCTACGCCAGCCTCGATCCCCGCATGCGCGTCGCCGACATCGTGGCCGAGCCCCTGGCGGCCCACGGCGTCGGCAGCGCCTCGGAGCGCGGCGACAGGGTGAAGGAGCTGCTGCGCCTCGTGGGCATGAGGGCCGACGCCATGAGCCGCTATCCCCACGAGTTCTCCGGGGGACAGCGGCAGAGGATCGGGATCGCCCGTGCCCTGGCGCTCAACCCGGAATTCATCGTCTGCGACGAGCCCCTCTCGGCCCTGGACGTCTCGATCCAGTCTCAGGTCATCAATCTCCTGGGCGACCTCCAGCGGACCTTCGACCTGACCTACCTCTTCATCACCCACGACCTTTCGGTGGTGCGCCGCATCGGCGACCGGGTCTGCGTCATGTACCTCGGCAAGGTGGTGGAGATCGGCCCGACGGAGGAAATCTTCGCCTCGCCGCGGCACCCCTACACCTTCTTCCTCCTGTCGGCGGTGCCCCGACCCGATCCCCGCATGCGGGACCGGCCGCGACCGCTTCTGGAGGGCGATCTGCCCAGCCCCATGAACCGCCCCTCGGGCTGCGTCTTCCGAACGCGCTGCCCCTACGCCCGGGACGACTGCGCCCAGGCCGAACCGCCCCTGACGGAAGGGGAGGGACGCGCGACGGCCTGCTTCCACCCCCTCTGA